In a single window of the Littorina saxatilis isolate snail1 linkage group LG3, US_GU_Lsax_2.0, whole genome shotgun sequence genome:
- the LOC138960798 gene encoding uncharacterized protein, with protein sequence MNFIWKEIKCVGTRPLGRSSHSLDVISKTVYVMGGEHEPRIPIGSTVWCLDVASTKWWQLQTNGVEVPARNAHASAVVGSSIYIFGGRQGVEMGEGSLADMHRLDTTTGTWSEVKMTGDIPEARSYHRMTAMGTQIFVFGGCTTSGRLNDLHTFSTDTGIWRKLPTSDAILGRGGAGFTSVGKKLYVVGGFAGTEMGDVHEFDTERSHWREIKTTPAFPPRSVFGLAALGKRLVVIGGEIDPSSLGHAGAGQFSDDVYELDTANETSGWVRVVPGGDMQCSPRGWFSASAFGHDAIILFGGNALDNSRLDDTFLLHTTK encoded by the exons TTCATATGGAAGGAAATCAAGTGTGTGGGCACCAGACCACTCGGACGCAGCAGTCACTCTCTTGACGTTATCAGCAAGACGGTTTACGTCATGGGCGGCGAGCACGAACCGCGAATTCCCATCGGCAGCACTGTCTGGTGTCTTGACGTTGCTTCCACAAAATGGTGGCAGCTTCAAACGAACGGCGTAGAGGTGCCCGCCAGAAACGCTCACGCGTCCGCTGTTGTTGGATCCAGCATCTACATTTTCGGTGGAAG GCAGGGTGTGGAGATGGGAGAGGGGTCCCTGGCCGACATGCACAGACTGGACACAACCACAGGCACATGGAGCGAGGTCAAAATGACAGGCGACATCCCAGAAGCCAGGAGCTACCACAGGATGACAGCTATGGGGACTCAAATCTTCGTTTTCGGCGGCTGTACAACAAGCGGTAGACTCAACGATCTCCATACGTTCAGCACCGACACCGGAATTTGGCGGAAATTGCCGACCTCTGACGCGATCCTCGGCCGAGGCGGGGCGGGGTTTACGTCTGTGGGAAAGAAACTGTACGTGGTTGGAGGTTTCGCGGGAACAGAGATGGGAGACGTGCACGAATTCGACACGGAACGCTCCCATTGGCGGGAAATCAAGACAACACCCGCCTTCCCACCAAGGAGCGTGTTTGGATTGGCCGCCCTCGGCAAAAGGCTCGTTGTGATTGGTGGAGAGATTGACCCGTCCTCTTTGGGTCACGCGGGGGCGGGGCAGTTCAGTGACGACGTGTACGAGTTGGACACGGCCAATGAAACATCGGGGTGGGTGAGGGTGGTGCCTGGGGGTGACATGCAGTGTTCACCGCGTGGCTGGTTCTCAGCTTCAGCTTTCGGCCATGATGCTATCATATTGTTTGGTGGAAACGCCCTGGACAATTCTCGCTTAGATGACACGTTCCTCTTGCATACTACAAAATGA